The Chryseolinea soli genome contains a region encoding:
- a CDS encoding RagB/SusD family nutrient uptake outer membrane protein: MKSLKKYIAPLLLTGVLACQSLDEDPKGFTSPDNYYATIQQGEAALTASMNALWNAWGEGYSYGYGNFIYDDQLLDGDMVIPNDFGSSLWDQHYKALNNVNGVLRAIKKGNFKGIDQGEIDGLEAQAKFLRGYNYFALVRLFGDLPLITEDTPDPVTSPIKQRTPIATVYDLIVSDFEYAIANLPTSWDGQPGKPTAGAAKGLLTKVYLTMATAPLNKTENYAKARDLAADLMDDGTYSLIPNVEDVFKPENKYGPEVMWGFNSTSDDPATDAHIWTPSVMDGWGDASLDPTWTDEWLKTTEPRQDAYLILEFDGIPYTDFDEQRPFVKKFTVPYITQDEYESGQTTANLPIIRYADVLLMYAEAANMAAGGPTPEAYEAINQVRRRAFNLPLDAPNATSDLAAGLSKEAFDDAVIDERNHELSFEYDRWFDLIRKRLLIKVNEVNHPDYLPNITDDDYLYPIPTYDAKILGSQNPGYTGE; the protein is encoded by the coding sequence ATGAAATCACTAAAAAAATATATCGCGCCGTTGTTGCTCACGGGAGTGTTGGCCTGTCAGAGCCTCGACGAAGATCCGAAAGGCTTTACCTCGCCCGATAATTATTATGCCACCATCCAACAAGGTGAAGCCGCGCTCACAGCCTCTATGAATGCCTTGTGGAACGCCTGGGGAGAGGGCTATTCCTACGGCTATGGCAACTTTATCTACGACGACCAATTGCTGGACGGCGACATGGTCATCCCCAACGACTTTGGAAGCTCGCTATGGGATCAGCACTACAAAGCACTCAACAATGTGAACGGTGTCCTGCGTGCCATTAAGAAGGGCAACTTTAAGGGAATTGATCAAGGCGAGATCGACGGGCTGGAAGCGCAAGCTAAATTTTTGCGCGGCTACAACTATTTTGCCCTCGTACGTTTGTTCGGCGACCTGCCCCTCATCACGGAAGATACTCCGGACCCCGTAACCAGTCCCATCAAACAGCGGACGCCCATTGCTACGGTCTATGATCTTATCGTCAGCGACTTTGAATATGCCATCGCCAACCTGCCCACAAGTTGGGATGGACAGCCGGGCAAACCCACCGCCGGCGCTGCGAAAGGATTGCTCACGAAAGTTTACCTGACCATGGCCACCGCTCCCTTGAATAAAACGGAGAATTACGCCAAGGCAAGAGACTTGGCTGCAGACCTGATGGACGACGGTACGTATTCGCTGATCCCGAATGTGGAGGACGTTTTCAAACCTGAAAACAAATACGGCCCCGAAGTGATGTGGGGTTTCAACTCCACTTCCGACGACCCCGCCACGGATGCGCACATCTGGACACCATCCGTGATGGACGGATGGGGCGACGCCAGCCTCGATCCCACCTGGACCGACGAGTGGCTGAAAACCACTGAACCCCGCCAGGACGCCTACCTGATCCTGGAATTCGACGGCATCCCGTACACCGACTTTGATGAACAGCGCCCCTTCGTGAAGAAATTCACCGTGCCCTACATCACACAAGACGAATACGAAAGCGGCCAGACCACGGCAAACCTGCCCATCATCCGCTATGCCGACGTGCTGCTCATGTATGCAGAAGCCGCCAACATGGCCGCCGGTGGCCCGACACCCGAGGCGTATGAAGCGATCAACCAAGTTCGGCGGAGAGCCTTCAACTTGCCGCTCGATGCACCAAACGCAACGTCGGACCTGGCTGCTGGTTTATCCAAGGAGGCCTTTGATGATGCTGTAATTGACGAGCGCAATCACGAACTGAGCTTCGAATACGACCGCTGGTTCGACCTCATTCGCAAGCGGTTGTTGATCAAGGTAAACGAGGTGAACCACCCCGACTATCTCCCAAACATTACCGACGACGATTACCTCTACCCAATCCCAACGTACGACGCAAAAATTCTTGGCAGTCAGAACCCGGGTTACACGGGGGAATAA
- a CDS encoding Nif3-like dinuclear metal center hexameric protein codes for MTTGRREFLTTVSQAIGATVLLGASTSEAFAQQSAPTVGEVIDLILKTIPGAPFAKTVDTLKSGNASQKVTGIITTMFATVEVIRKAIATNVNFIIVHEPTFYNHLDETAWLEQDEVYKYKRDLLEKHNIAVWRFHDYIHSHVPDGVRMGVMKALGYEKYYDEKNPRVFTIPFLKLKDIVANAKQKLGIPTVRVIGDMDQSCQRILLLPGASGGRSHIQGIETEKPDLLIIGELSEWETAEYVRDARLKGDKLSLIVLGHAVSEEPGLEWMVPFLQPMVPGIKVTHIPTGNPFLFA; via the coding sequence ATGACTACCGGAAGAAGAGAATTTTTAACTACCGTATCCCAGGCCATCGGCGCCACGGTGCTGCTCGGCGCATCCACAAGCGAAGCCTTCGCACAACAATCCGCCCCTACCGTTGGCGAAGTGATCGACCTCATTCTGAAAACCATTCCCGGTGCACCGTTTGCCAAGACGGTAGACACGTTGAAGTCGGGCAACGCCTCTCAGAAAGTGACGGGCATCATTACCACCATGTTTGCCACGGTGGAAGTCATCCGCAAGGCCATCGCCACCAATGTAAATTTTATCATTGTCCACGAACCCACCTTCTACAACCACCTCGACGAGACGGCATGGCTGGAACAGGATGAGGTGTATAAATACAAACGAGACCTCCTGGAAAAACACAACATCGCCGTCTGGCGCTTCCACGACTACATCCACAGCCATGTTCCCGACGGGGTTCGGATGGGCGTGATGAAAGCGCTGGGCTATGAAAAATATTACGACGAAAAAAATCCCCGTGTCTTCACGATCCCGTTCCTGAAATTGAAAGACATCGTGGCCAACGCCAAACAAAAACTCGGCATCCCCACGGTGCGTGTCATCGGCGATATGGATCAAAGTTGTCAACGCATCCTCCTGCTTCCCGGTGCTTCCGGCGGCAGAAGCCACATCCAAGGCATCGAAACCGAAAAACCTGACTTGCTTATCATCGGCGAACTCAGCGAATGGGAAACTGCGGAGTACGTCCGCGATGCCCGATTGAAAGGCGACAAGCTTTCGCTTATCGTACTCGGCCATGCGGTGAGTGAAGAGCCGGGATTAGAATGGATGGTTCCCTTTTTGCAGCCTATGGTTCCGGGTATCAAGGTTACGCATATTCCGACGGGGAATCCGTTTTTGTTTGCGTAA